Below is a window of Camelina sativa cultivar DH55 chromosome 11, Cs, whole genome shotgun sequence DNA.
NNNNNNNNNNNNNNNNNNNNNNNNNNNNNNNNGTGAAGATTTCAGTGAATAATCTTCTGTGCTAAAAATTCAGCTCTTGTCTCCAGGAAAGAACGCCAGAGAAAGGTCCAATGTTACGTTCTCATCAAAGCTTTCCAGCCAGGACATGGCAAGGGCATGATCAGTCCAGTGGTGGGACCGCTGTAGCAGCTACAGCACCGCCACTGTTCTCAAATGCAGCATCATCAGGATTCTCACTCTCAGATACACGCCCGCCTTCATCGCCAGCTACACCTCATCCTTCTCAGCCCTTTTTCAATCTGAATCAGCCCGGTCTCTATGTCGTCCACCCATCTGACTACACATCTCAGAACCACCACCACAATCTCATGAACCGCTCACAACCACCACCATAGCTTCCTCCCCCCTCCGTCTAATTAAGGTTAGACTTTCTGAGAAACAACAACGTTCAACTCATCTTTTTGACTCAGCACAGAAGCTGCAGTTTCATCCTCATGTTCATTATGTTACTCTTACTATCCACATGAAAAGAACCCAATTTTGATGGAAGACCCCTAGAGTTTAGAGTTTGACATGATAGTACTAGTATGAACCTTGATGGAAACATGCAAAAAGTATGAGAAATGCTTAGTGAATAGAAGACTAAGGCAGAGTTTCCAAGTTTTGTAGCATTACCCTCCTCCTGTTTGCAGCTTCTTTGTCAATCCCAAACACATATATAGGGCAATAGTTTTCTTACGGTCCTATAAAAACTACTTGTAATAACACTCTTCATACGTGAACGTGCAGGTTCTAGACAACCCTGAAGTTGGAATAACTTGGACCCAACCGTGGAAGGCCAGCCAATACGACGATTTCTCCTAAAATCTATTGTCACTGTGTGGTAATCTTTCTGCTTGTAATTTGTAACATATACTGAGGGCTAATACCAAAACAGAAACCCTATCCCATTTGTAATTTTACTATAATATCTCTAAGATGAATCCATACAATGTAAGTACAATGCATTCTATTTGTATGAAGCTACTGGGAGACTTTTTCACTAGTTGTTGCAGGCAGCCACACAAAACAAGAATAGATAGATTTGTATAGTCAACAACACAAGACATTATATAGATCTGACTGGATTCAGAAAATAGAGAGACTCTTTTACATGAATTTAATAAACCACCGTAGTCTTGGTTTAACTTAAAAACCCACTGAAACAAATAACTAAAGAGATCCATGACGGATCATTCACTAAGAATGTGGATCTTCATTGTTTGAACCAGGTTACTATCACCCGTCTTCATGATCTCGCATATCACCTTATCCGTTGTCTTCACATTATTTCTTCTGATGATACTGCCAAACCCCTTGACAAACACAGTGCCATTCGTCTGAATCTTGATCTGCTTCTCCAATGTCCCGAATTTTTTCGCTAGTGGATCAACGATAGTGATACTCTCAGGGAAATGCAAGCCATAGTCTTTTATGACTTGAGCTGGGATGAGCTGCATTATgaaagaaacatcaaaaaaaaaacaaagcataaactgattgttatatttgtattagCGTTCACATAAAAAACTCATAAATGGAAAGCTCTTTTAACATTCAAATCTTTACCAATTGGCTTTGCTTCTTCGGATTCAGTCTCAGAGTAAAAGATGGATTCTCGGGATCATCCAGAAGATGGCGATCATCGCCAGCAGCATCATCACCAAGATTAACAtcctcaacatcatcatcatcatcaccatcctcACTAACAGCATCATCAACAACATAGTCATCAGACTTATCACCatcattatcttcttcctcaagagcAGCATCACTATCATAATCAgaatcatcctcatcatcatcatcatcatcatcatcatcatcctcttcatcctcttcatcaGGAGCTAAAACGTCATCAGTAGCTCgagtttcttcttcactctcagaTTCAACTTTGACTTCCTGGCTTTGCTCTGAACAACTTCTTACCCTTTTACACATGGTCTCACGCTCGTAGATACAGAAGTTGAAGTGCCGAAAGCCGTCAAACTCAAACTCCAAGAAGTCTCCACCCTTGAGATATTCATCTTTAGCAATTCTCTTCCACCCATTAACCAAAACAAAGCTCTCAACATCACCACTACATTTCCTAAACGCCAATTCCCAAGAGCTCCCAGAAATGCTTCTAACCGTTACAGTTTTAGGAAAAGGCTTTGGTACAAAGCTGGTGAAAGAAATGGGTATTTTCTGCAAACATATGTGAAAGTCTCAACCAAAATAGAAATCTACATTTGAACATCtcagaaaccaaaaccaaaaaaaaaaacaaaaacagagtgaagAGAAGAGTGTTTTTTCTTACGAGATCATCGCCGGATTCATCAGGTAAGTACACTTTGAAGAACTTTGGAAGACAATCATCCGAAGAGTTTCCtattataaagcaaaaaaaaatgagaacagAGGATATACATTGTGTAATTGTagaatcaagaacaaaaaaaaaaagtccaaagCAGAAACCTTTGTTCATCTTCACTTCTTTGTGCTACTTGTCTCGCTCCCTGgatcttatattttgatttagatatttttccttttgtagCAAAAATGGAGACTTGAACGCTTGTTGCTTCAAATGGAAAATGTAAAACTCCAAGGACTGGTACAAACTACTTTTACTTCGATGTAGAGCTGCGATTTGAAAATCCTAGTTCCTGATGGAATAGGAAGGTGAGTAAAGTTGTTTCAAACCCCCAGTTTTCTCAGATCGCAATGTTTCTTGAGTGGCTTTTAGACTTTTGTAGCAAAAACTTGGAAAACAGAggttttctctctgtttctactTCTTGCTTCAAATGGAAAAACCACTATCCGAACGACGTCGTTTGTTGAAAGAAGATTCGTTAGAGAACAAAAGCATTCGCTAAGGCCCACGAAAACAAATGGGCTTAAATTTTGATCCATTCTAGATAGAGTTTTAATATGACAGTATTGTCCTGTGTCACAGAGTGACAGAGACGAGTCGCGATGGGGTATAATAGTAACTTCAGTTGTTTAGTCCGGCCAGATCAAGATTTTGATGGAAAACTCCCAGAGTTTGTGGTAGTATTTGCCTCATATTTCAGCACGACCTCATGATTTTTAATGGATAAACTTgtaagcagaagaagaaatgtTTAGTGAATAGAAGACGGCTGAGGTTTGTAGCATTATTCTCCTCGTGTCTTCTGCTTCTCTGTCGACCCTTTTCTTAAAGATCATATAACACTAGGAGTTAATAACATTCTCTTTACATGAACTTGCAGGTCCCTAAACAGCCCTGTAGTTGGACATAACTTGGACCCTTATTGTTGAAGTCCAATATGATGATCTATTGCGACATATTGCTAGTgtttggttctcttttcttattttgatttgtaagtttgtaaccaGAAGTTGTGCCAACAACAAGATACAAATCCAAACCCATTGTCACTATACTTTAATGTCATTTGATTTACTCCACCGAACAATGTAAGTGCTATTTGTATGAAAAGACTGTTTCGGACCCTAGTTGTTGCAGACAGCAAGACAACATGATATGCTTTAAAGACATTGTTGCAggagaaaacagagagatttgaTGAGATTCAGGAACCTCTTTATAGGAAAGTATcttattttaactttaaaacaTCTCTAACGACCAAATCCTTAGTTATAAACCAAATCCATAGATAGCGATTTAGCATTGCTAACACAATAAAACCAACTCACAGCTATGACACATAAGACGCATAAAAGCTTAGTGAAGAAATCATCCGCTGATAATGTTGACCTTGATGGTGTGAACCAGATTAGTCCCAGTCTTCTTAACCTCGCATATCATTTTATCAGTCGTCCTCATTTTGTTCCTTCTGAAAACACTTCCAAATCCCTTGACAAAGACGCAGCCATTCACCTGAATCTTGATTTCTTTCTCCAATGATCCCAATTTGTCCACGACTGTTATACGCTCCGGGAAGGTTAAATCATAGTCCTTTATGACATGAGCCGGTATGTGCTGCATCAAGAAAGAAACATCATATAACATAGCGAAATTATCCGTATAATTGATGCATTCACATAAAACAACCCTAAAGATGTTTAAATGGAAGTGTTGAAATATCTTTAACATTCAGTTTTTTTGCTTACCAGCTGGCTTTGCCTCTTTGGATTGAGTGTCACAGTAAACTGGGGGTTCTTACCATCATTCTCATCCTCATGCTCACCATCCTCATCCTCAGCAGTATCATCATCAGAATCCTCAACAGCAGCATCATGATAATCAGGATCttcagaatcatcatcatcatgtagaACGGTAACATCATTGCTAGCCCaagtttcttcttcaccatcagaATCCATGTTGATCTCCTCGTTCTGATCTGAACTTCTCTTAATCCTTTTACACTCTGTCTCATGCTCATAGATACAAAAATGGAAACAACGAGAGCCATCAAACTCAAATGCCAAGAGATCTCCGTCTTTCAGATCTTCGTCCTTAACAATCTTCTTCCAACCGTTTAACCATAACAAATCTCTCAGCCTCATAGTCACCACCACGTTTCCTCAACACCATATTCCAAATATTCCCACTAACACTTCTAACAGTTACAGTTTTAGGCAAAGATTTTTGTAAATATCTGTTGAAAGAAATGGGTAGTACCTGAAAAGTTTCTGCAAGTTTCAAGCAACCAGAATAcgtaaaaaagcaaaaacagttAAGAGAAGTGTGTTTTATTACCAGATCATCTCCGGATTCACCAGGAAGGTAAGCTTTAAAGAACTTGGAAGTAGAACCATCCGAATAAGTTCCTGTTCCAAAAGAATAAAAGTAAGAACATCAATGTCTAGAAGAACAGATTACGATGGAAGAATCAGGAACAGAGGAGGTGATAAAACCTTGGTTCATTGTCGTCAGTTTCTTGTTGTTCTTagacactctctctctctctgaaaccctaatttttttagtaGGAAATAAAAAGGTGAACAAAGTTTCTCCAGATCTTAGTTTTTTCAGATGTGATTGATCTAAAAGGTTTTGGCCATTTGTAGCTAAAACTtgcaaaaacagagtgttctcTCTGTTTCGATGCTTAGTGCTTCAAATGGAAAACAGACCATTAATAGTAGTACTCttcttattcaaaaataattcGTTAAGAGAACTAAAGTATCGCTAAGGCCCACTAATACAAGAAATGGGCCTAAAGTTCGGGTCAATCTATATTGCTTAAATGGCGATATAAGCCTAGATTGGCAAAGCGTTTGTAGGAGCGTTATGTGGGAAACGGTATGAGTCAACgccaatcaagatttttttttactcctttCACATCTGTAAGAAAAACTGGTAACTGCTCTAAAAACTTAAGGGTTATCACGCTGGATATGGGAGAGTTTGgactattatttttaaacaattatcacttaaatatattaattttgaaaccaaaatattctggtaaaaaaatatttaacttgaGTCCAAATAAGAAACAATATATTGGAATATGCTTTCAATATTTcctaattcaaatttaaaattaatattttcaaaatatatatttaattttaatttataaaattgctaatttttcgttatttgtttttttgctttcgtagatatttttcataattttattttttaataaaattagttctaaataaatttgtttcaaaacaaagaatttttatttataaaaaaaataaatatatattttaggtcTTACTCCCAGCCCCCGCTCACAGCTCCCTCCTCCCCGCCCCTGCTTCAGTTGCTTACCATTGTTGCTCCCCTCTCCGCTTTGCCAATCTAGCCTATAGTCGTAAGCTAAGAGCCACAAACAATAATCGAGAAGGGTTTGTAAAAGCTTTTGTCCAATCTTCCTTGGTGAGTTTGTAACAACATATGAATTCAACCCATTATTTTACTAATGTCTTTGAGATTTAATTCAACCTTGCACTGGTACAAAGGACGACATTTTCTGAACAACGTACTTGATATTGACACTTCATGTTGCAGGCGCACAAACAAAATCTAGAAGTATAGATTTGTATAAACAACATCAACATAAGTACTCTACTCATATAAATGCATATAGCTTTATCAAGAGATCATCCTCTTATAACATGGACCTTGATTTCGCGAACCAAACCATCCATCTCCTTTTCGAACTCACAAACCACTTTATCAGTAAACTTCACTTTGTTCATTTTGATTATACTACCGAATCTCCTGATTGTCTGACCCCTCAACTTTCCTCTTCAATTTACCAAACTTTTTCTCGAGTGGACCAATCagatttttgttcttgttcttgtactTTTTTGAGTTTACAAAACTCAGCCGTGCTCTTGTACTTTTTGAGTCTGCATTAACTAACCGGTCACTAAGCTTTTCTCATTTGTTCTTCTTGTACTTTTGGAACAGTTGTTgggtcttttttttatttctattccgtataaacatataaatatttttgtatgtgttttgttctttcgACACTCTGAACGACGCTATAAATTTCATATACAGAAGAAAACTCATTATGACACCAACAACATtgacaagaacaacaagaaagatCCTCTTCACTATGATTTGTATCCAAAATGGAACAtgaaaaattagataaaaaccGTGAACACATGACTCAAGCCAAATAACACGTCATGTCAAGTGAAAGTTGAGATTGAACTGGACTTACAGTTGAAGGAACCTTTACAACTGGTTTTGCAGAAGAAATGTCACTGCAATAAGCATCCAGTGGTGGAGGTAGTATGCTCCATGAACGGTGCTGCAGAATATTTGTTTCTCCAGTGATTTGTTGAACTCTACTCCTTCAAAATTACTATAAGACTTAACTAATCATCCAAAAATACTAAACCAACcatcatattttacatatacTACGTACGAAGTAAAACGGATCCAGGAAACAGAACAATCATGAATGCCAGAgggaatataaaata
It encodes the following:
- the LOC104726608 gene encoding B3 domain-containing protein At5g60130-like, whose product is MNKGNSSDDCLPKFFKVYLPDESGDDLKIPISFTSFVPKPFPKTVTVRSISGSSWELAFRKCSGDVESFVLVNGWKRIAKDEYLKGGDFLEFEFDGFRHFNFCIYERETMCKRVRSCSEQSQEVKVESESEEETRATDDVLAPDEEDEEDDDDDDDDDDEDDSDYDSDAALEEEDNDGDKSDDYVVDDAVSEDGDDDDDVEDVNLGDDAAGDDRHLLDDPENPSFTLRLNPKKQSQLLIPAQVIKDYGLHFPESITIVDPLAKKFGTLEKQIKIQTNGTVFVKGFGSIIRRNNVKTTDKVICEIMKTGDSNLVQTMKIHILSE